From Rutidosis leptorrhynchoides isolate AG116_Rl617_1_P2 chromosome 3, CSIRO_AGI_Rlap_v1, whole genome shotgun sequence, a single genomic window includes:
- the LOC139898599 gene encoding uncharacterized protein, whose protein sequence is MDVDGLEVVKAQLQPYLRQVEVYVRHAEEFVRQIPPIQIYIAFVAVLFTTILLLLIRIFKQTKSNTIVLTGLSGSGKTVLFYQLRDGSSHQGTVTSMEPNEGLFVLNSEASKKGKIKAVHLVDVPGHSRLRPKLDEYLPRAAGVVFVVDAVEFLPNCRAASEYLYDILTKASVVKRKIPLLILCNKVDKVTAHTKEFIRKQLEKEIDKLRTSRTAVSDADIANEFTLGVPGEAFSFSQCINKVTVGEASALTGEILPLEQFIRERVKP, encoded by the exons ATGGATGTGGATGGATTAGAGGTTGTTAAAGCTCAATTGCAACCGTATTTACGTCAAGTTGAAGTTTACGTACGTCATGCTGAAGAGTTTGTTCGTCAGATCCCTCCAATTCAGATCTATATTGCATTCGTAGCTGTGTTATTCACTACAATTTTGCTCTTATTAA TACGCATTTTCAAGCAAACAAAATCTAACACCATTGTGCTCACTGGACTTAGTGGAAGTGGGAAAACTGTTCTTTTTTACCAG CTTCGTGATGGATCTTCTCATCAAGGTACTGTTACATCAATGGAACCCAATGAGGGTCTTTTTGTACTGAACTCTGAGGCCTCCAAG AAAGGAAAGATCAAGGCGGTTCACCTTGTCGATGTTCCTGGTCACTCACGCCTTCGTCCTAAGTTGGATGAGTATTTGCCTCGAGCAGCTGGCGTAGTCTTTGTTGTGGATGCTGTGGAATTCTTACCTAACTGTCGTGCTGCTtcaga GTATCTTTATGATATTTTGACAAAGGCAAGCGTTGTGAAGAGAAAGATCCCACTTCTTATACTTTGCAACAAGGTGGATAAGGTCACTGCGCATACTAAAGAGTTCATTAGAAAACAACTTGAGAAGGAAAT TGACAAGCTTCGGACATCAAGAACTGCTGTATCAGATGCGGATATAGCCAACGAGTTTACACTTGGGGTACCTGGTGAAGCCTTTTCTTTTTCTCAGTGCATAAACAAAGTAACCGTTGGTGAGGCTTCTGCATTAACTGGGGAGATACTACCATTAGAGCAGTTCATCAGGGAACGCGTGAAGCCTTGA
- the LOC139898598 gene encoding GDSL esterase/lipase 7 produces MESPSSSSCFRRLISFLFFTLIILLNFKPVISYHIFEDLYTRSRNTSSSYLPPSSSSSSPPPPPPPLSTEPPQLPPNPPSLVPALFVIGDSSVDCGTNNFLGTLARADHPPYGRDFDTHQPTGRFSNGRIPVDYLAVYLGLPLVPSYLGQSGSVEDMIHGVNYASAGAGIIFSSGSELGQHISFSHQIQQVMDTFQRFILTMGEKAAADFISNSMFYISIGTNDFIHYYLPDVSDVQSKYVSWRFTQFLARSMKQEIKNLYNANVRRVVVMGLAPIGCAPYYLWQYNSENGECVKTINNMIMEFNFVMRYTVEELNKELNGANIVFCDAYLGSMDILKNADQFGFSVTNTACCGLGRYNGWIMCLSAGMACGNASNHLWWDQFHPTSAVNEILAQNVWSGLNTKMCYPMNMKDMVAQRVT; encoded by the exons ATGGAGTCACCATCATCTTCTTCATGTTTTCGTCGGTTAATTAGCTTCTTATTTTTCACCCTCATCATTCTATTAAATTTCAAACCAGTTATATCTTATCACATTTTTGAAGATCTTTATACAAGATCAAGAAATACCTCTTCTTCCTATcttccaccatcatcatcatcatcatcaccgccgccaccaccaccaccattatcAACTGAACCGCCACAGTTACCTCCAAATCCACCTTCTCTGGTTCCCGCATTGTTCGTAATTGGTGACTCATCTGTTGATTGTGGAACCAATAATTTTCTTGGAACTCTTGCACGTGCTGATCATCCTCCTTATGGACGTGATTTCGATACCCATCAACCCACTGGAAGGTTCTCTAATGGAAGAATTCCTGTCGATTATCTTG CGGTGTATCTCGGCCTTCCATTAGTTCCAAGCTATCTAGGTCAAAGTGGGTCTGTTGAAGATATGATTCACGGGGTGAATTACGCTTCTGCTGGTGCCGGAATCATCTTCTCTAGCGGATCAGAACTT GGTCAGCACATATCCTTCTCTCATCAAATTCAGCAGGTTATGGATACCTTTCAGCGGTTCATATTAACAATGGGTGAAAAGGCAGCTGCAGATTTCATTTCAAATTCAATGTTCTACATTTCAATTGGGACTAATGATTTCATACATTACTATCTTCCTGATGTGTCCGATGTACAATCGAAGTATGTTTCATGGAGATTTACACAGTTTTTGGCTAGGTCCATGAAACAGGAGATAAAG AATTTGTACAATGCGAATGTTAGGCGAGTGGTGGTGATGGGATTGGCACCAATCGGATGTGCACCATACTACTTGTGGCAATATAACAGTGAAAATGGAGAATGTGTGAAGACAATAAACAACATGATAATGGAATTCAATTTTGTTATGAGATACACAGTTGAAGAGCTTAATAAAGAACTTAATGGTGCCAATATTGTCTTTTGTGATGCTTATCTAGGTTCCATGGACATCTTGAAAAATGCTGACCAATTTG GATTTAGTGTTACAAATACAGCGTGCTGTGGTTTAGGAAGATACAACGGTTGGATCATGTGCTTATCAGCTGGTATGGCTTGTGGGAATGCATCAAATCATCTATGGTGGGATCAATTTCATCCAACATCTGCTGTGAATGAGATTTTAGCACAAAATGTATGGTCTGGATTGAACACCAAAATGTGTTATCCTATGAATATGAAGGACATGGTAGCTCAAAGGGTTACATGA